The Amblyomma americanum isolate KBUSLIRL-KWMA chromosome 5, ASM5285725v1, whole genome shotgun sequence genome window below encodes:
- the LOC144132546 gene encoding mialostatin-like isoform X2, with protein MKPVHVLVFLISATLGLHYATGYLVGGWTEQNPCGNVKYLELAKFAIKQEQKKIKLSGRYAALWLIKVQTQVVSGMNYKIRFKIARRPCIKGGFSDSLQTCQHAKYYEAASMKEAASREEDRF; from the exons ATGAAGCCTGTGCACGTTCTTGTTTTTCTAATATCAGCTACTTTAGGGCTGCACTATGCAACTGGATATTTAGTTGGAGGCTGGACGGAGCAAAACCCGTGTGGCAATGTGAAATATCTGGAATTGGCGAAGTTTGCGATTaagcaggagcagaagaaaaTCAAGTTAAGTGGTCGTTATGCCGCGCTGTGGCTCATCAAGGTTCAGACGCAG GTGGTGTCTGGAATGAACTACAAGATACGGTTCAAAATCGCACGAAGACCCTGCATAAAAGGCGGCTTTTCAGACTCGCTTCAGACGTGCCAGCATGCAAAATACTAT GAAGCGGCATCAATGAAGGAAGCGGCATCGAGAGAAGAAGATCGGTTCTGA